The DNA window TCTAATCCTTTAGAAGCATGTATAGTCATTAATTTTAAAGATTCTTGATCAGTTTTGTTTTCTGTAGAATATAAGACAGTATAAGCTAAAAAAGCTTGCAATGGAGTCATCGTTTTATCTTCATAATTAAACTGATTAGTTGCTGTAATTAATTCTTTTAAATTTTCTATTCTTGATGTTTCTTTTTTTTTTTCATACATACACCATAAACCAGATTTTTTTATTACTGTTTTCGTTTGTATATATAAAGGAACATTTATAAGTTCTTGTGATAAAGAATTAATTAATTTATAAAAATTTTCTAGCGAAACAAAAGCTTTTTTTGTTAAAATATTTGATATTAATAAAAATTTAATAGTTTTCCAAAACGTTAAGTTTTTTTGTTTGGATTGTTGAATAATAAGATTAAATGTTTGAAGTCCTATTCCTCGTGCAGGTACATTAATAATTTTTTCTAAAGCAAGGTTATCATTTTTATTGAAAATTATTCTTAGGTAAGCCAATGCATATTTTATTTCTTGATGCTCAAAAAATCGCATACTACCTTGTATGCAGTATGGTATATGATTTTTTATTAACGCTTCTTCTACTACACGAGATTGAACATTGTTCCGATAAAGAATAGCACAATCTTTTAAAAATTGTCCTTTTTCGATCCAATTGTTTATTTCATAAATTAAAAAATCTGCTTCATCTACTTCATTTTTTGCACAATAGATCTTAATTAATTCTCCTTTTATATCATTTGTCCACAACTTTTTCGTTAAACGATTATTATTATTTAAAATTAAAGTGTTAGCTAAATTTAAAATGTTTTTTGTTGATCTATAATTTTGTTCTAAACGAATAATTTGTGTATTTTTAAAATCATTAATAAAATGTTGAACATTTTCTATTTTTGCACCTCTCCATCCATAAATTGATTGATCATCATCTCCCACTACAACAATATTGCTTTTTTTTCCTGCTAATATTTTAATCCATTGGTATTGAATTCCATTAGTATCTTGAAATTCATCTATTAATATATTTGAAAAACGTTTTCTATAATATTTGAGAATATATGGTTTCTTTAAAAATAGTTCATAAGTTCTCAGGAGTAATTCAGAAAAATCAACTAATCCTGAATTTTTACATATTTCTTCATATTTTTTATAAATTTTTAATAAAGTTAAATTCATTAACTCAGATTGACATTGAATATGATATGTTCGTTTTCCTTCATCTTTTCTTTTGTTAATATATGATAAAATTTTATTTATAGAAATTTTTTTTTCATCAATATTCATTTCTTTTATAATAGATATTAATAAAGAAAGTTGATCATCACGATCTAAAATTTGAAAATTTTTAGGTAAATCTGCATCAGAATAATGAATACGTAATAATCGATATGATAAACTATGAAAAGTACCAATCCACATTTCTTTTCTTTCAAAATTTTTCAATATTTTAATTTTTTTAATTCGATTACAAATTTCTAAAGCTGCCTTGTTAGTAAAAGTTACTGCCATTATAGAGTTAATGTTATTTTTTTCAGAAATCAATCGAGCAATTCGATAAACTAAAACACGTGTTTTACCACTTCCTGCACCTGCTAAAACTAATAAATTTTTAGCTTGAGATAGCACAGCTTCTTTCTGTTTTTGATTTAAATCAATAATCAAATGAGAAACATTCATATATTTAATGTTACTATAAAAAAAATAAGATAATTTATAATTATAGTTATATTAACGAAATAAGCGAATCTAATTTTGAAATCTCCATATGAGGAAGTAAACGTACAGAGTTAATTTTTATTAAATTTTCTTTTTTGTTATTTATCCAACAAGATTGCATACCTGATTTAATAGATCCAAAAATATCTGCAATTAGATCATCTCCTACATGCAAAATATTTTTAATGTTAATTTTTAAACGATAAGAAGCTAGTTTGTACATATCTTCATATGGTTTTGATCTACCGTTTAAACCTGCATATAAAATAAATTTGAAATAGTTTTCAATACCTATCTTTTTAAGTTGAACATTACCGTTTGTAATAGCAACTAATGGAAAATTATTCATTAACTTTGATAAAGTTATATGAACGTTTTCTGATATTTTTATTTTATTACGCCAATAAGAAAATACAGACATAATTTTTTTTGCTCCATTTTTTGCTAAATGAGGTAAAAAACCAACATTTAACATTGCAAGTTCAAGTGAACGAAGTCTCCATTCAGTAACGTTATGGTAAATCTCTGGTTCTTTTTTTAAAATATTTTTGCGTAGCTTTTGATATTCTTTTTTAGTAAAATTTTTGAGCAATGGATGATATTTTTGTAAGGCAATATGAGATTCGTTAATTGTTTTACAAATAACTGAATGATTATCATAAAGAGTATCGTCAAGATCAAAGGTAATAGCATAAATTGGTCTTATTGAACGATAAAATTTCATGAAATTCTCTTAGTTTTTAATATATTATATTTATAATATACATTTTTATAAAAATAATGTTTATTTATAAATAAGTGAAAATTTATAAAAGATTAATAATTTTATATATATAATTTTTATATATTTAAAATTTATATATTGATATCGCCATCATATACATGTGTAGCACTTCCTATCATAAATAAAGGTTTTCCTAATCCCTCCCAAAAAATATCAAGGCTACCACCTAGTAAATCTACTTTAACTTTTTGAGATAAAAAACCGTTTAAATAACCATATGCAACACAAGCACAAGCACCGCTTCCGCAAGCTTGTGTTTCACCAATATCTCTTTCATATACACGTATTTTGATATGTTTATTATTGATAACTTCCATAAAGCTAACATTTATTTTTTCAGGAAATAATGCATTATTTTCTAATAAAGGTCCTAAAATTTTTATTTTAGATTTACTTACATTTTTTTCTTGTAAAATGCAGTGGGGATTTCCCATAGATAAAACACCACATGTTATAATATTGTTATTAACATGTATTTTATATCTTTTTTTTTTTTTATTACATAAAAATGGTATTTTTTTAGGATCAAAAATAGGTTCTCCCATATTAACAGATACATCATTATCGTTTAGTAAAGTTAAATTTATTATTCTATTTTTTGTTTTAACACATATATTTTTTTTTAAAGTCAATCCTTTTAAATAAACAAATCGAGCAAAACATCGTGCCCCATTTCCACATTGTTCAACTTCGTTACCATTCGAATTAAAAACACGATAATTAAAATCACAACTATTATTACGAGAACTTTCAACAAGCAATAATTGATCGAAACCTATACCAAAATTTCTATTAGATAATTTGCTAATAATTTTTGAAGAAAGATTAACTTTTTGATTAATACCATCTATGATCACAAAATCGTTACCTAAACCGTGCATTTTTGAAAATTTCATTTTTTTCTCTAATAGTTTAAAATCTTTTGT is part of the Candidatus Tachikawaea gelatinosa genome and encodes:
- a CDS encoding UvrD-helicase domain-containing protein, translating into MNVSHLIIDLNQKQKEAVLSQAKNLLVLAGAGSGKTRVLVYRIARLISEKNNINSIMAVTFTNKAALEICNRIKKIKILKNFERKEMWIGTFHSLSYRLLRIHYSDADLPKNFQILDRDDQLSLLISIIKEMNIDEKKISINKILSYINKRKDEGKRTYHIQCQSELMNLTLLKIYKKYEEICKNSGLVDFSELLLRTYELFLKKPYILKYYRKRFSNILIDEFQDTNGIQYQWIKILAGKKSNIVVVGDDDQSIYGWRGAKIENVQHFINDFKNTQIIRLEQNYRSTKNILNLANTLILNNNNRLTKKLWTNDIKGELIKIYCAKNEVDEADFLIYEINNWIEKGQFLKDCAILYRNNVQSRVVEEALIKNHIPYCIQGSMRFFEHQEIKYALAYLRIIFNKNDNLALEKIINVPARGIGLQTFNLIIQQSKQKNLTFWKTIKFLLISNILTKKAFVSLENFYKLINSLSQELINVPLYIQTKTVIKKSGLWCMYEKKKETSRIENLKELITATNQFNYEDKTMTPLQAFLAYTVLYSTENKTDQESLKLMTIHASKGLEFKKVLVIGLEEGTFPKKTYENNELEEERRLAYVAITRAMTQLTLSYSETKIIYGKKKFLEPSRFIKELPKAYLKPSPFKKNNIKYSKKENIFQYQKKQKFKKGQKVKHKVFGFGIVLQIDNNEEQSKIEILFHDNSRRWILTDYIYI
- the yigB gene encoding 5-amino-6-(5-phospho-D-ribitylamino)uracil phosphatase YigB, which encodes MKFYRSIRPIYAITFDLDDTLYDNHSVICKTINESHIALQKYHPLLKNFTKKEYQKLRKNILKKEPEIYHNVTEWRLRSLELAMLNVGFLPHLAKNGAKKIMSVFSYWRNKIKISENVHITLSKLMNNFPLVAITNGNVQLKKIGIENYFKFILYAGLNGRSKPYEDMYKLASYRLKINIKNILHVGDDLIADIFGSIKSGMQSCWINNKKENLIKINSVRLLPHMEISKLDSLISLI
- the dapF gene encoding diaminopimelate epimerase, yielding MKFSKMHGLGNDFVIIDGINQKVNLSSKIISKLSNRNFGIGFDQLLLVESSRNNSCDFNYRVFNSNGNEVEQCGNGARCFARFVYLKGLTLKKNICVKTKNRIINLTLLNDNDVSVNMGEPIFDPKKIPFLCNKKKKRYKIHVNNNIITCGVLSMGNPHCILQEKNVSKSKIKILGPLLENNALFPEKINVSFMEVINNKHIKIRVYERDIGETQACGSGACACVAYGYLNGFLSQKVKVDLLGGSLDIFWEGLGKPLFMIGSATHVYDGDINI